A part of Melittangium boletus DSM 14713 genomic DNA contains:
- the ypfJ gene encoding KPN_02809 family neutral zinc metallopeptidase, which produces MRWQGGRRSSNVEDRRGQGVGRPLALGGGVATLVVAVLVYLLGGDPGVVLSGDPQGPSAQVGTGGSGVRVDPAQEELKDFVSVILADTEDTWPSLLSPEGVRYVQPRLVLFSDAVESACGFQESAVGPFYCPGDQRVYLDLGFFRDLERQLDAPGDFARAYVVAHEVGHHVQNLLGISSRVRAGARGTREDANALSVRQELQADCFAGIWAHHAQRQRQVLEQGDVEKGLNAASAIGDDTLQRRAGGHVVPESFTHGSSAQRVFWFRRGLEQGTLAACDTFREDAP; this is translated from the coding sequence ATGAGATGGCAAGGGGGACGGCGCAGCTCGAATGTCGAGGATCGGCGGGGCCAGGGCGTGGGACGGCCGTTGGCACTGGGGGGCGGAGTGGCGACGCTGGTGGTCGCCGTCCTGGTGTACCTGCTTGGAGGTGACCCGGGCGTGGTCCTCTCCGGGGATCCCCAAGGACCCTCGGCGCAGGTGGGAACGGGAGGCTCGGGGGTACGGGTGGATCCCGCCCAGGAAGAACTCAAGGACTTCGTCTCCGTCATCCTCGCGGATACCGAGGACACGTGGCCGTCCCTGCTGTCGCCCGAGGGCGTGCGTTACGTGCAACCCCGGCTCGTCCTCTTCTCCGACGCCGTGGAGTCGGCTTGCGGCTTCCAGGAGAGCGCGGTGGGGCCTTTCTATTGTCCAGGAGATCAGCGCGTGTACCTGGACCTGGGCTTCTTCCGGGACTTGGAGCGGCAACTCGATGCGCCCGGTGATTTCGCGCGGGCCTATGTCGTGGCGCACGAAGTCGGACATCATGTGCAGAACCTGCTCGGCATTTCCTCGCGTGTCCGCGCTGGCGCTCGAGGAACGCGGGAAGACGCCAACGCCCTGTCCGTCCGCCAGGAATTGCAGGCGGACTGCTTCGCTGGCATCTGGGCCCACCATGCGCAGCGTCAACGCCAGGTGCTCGAACAGGGTGACGTGGAGAAGGGATTGAACGCGGCCTCGGCCATTGGGGATGACACCCTGCAGCGCCGCGCGGGCGGGCATGTCGTCCCCGAGTCCTTCACCCATGGTTCCTCCGCGCAGCGTGTCTTCTGGTTCCGGCGCGGACTCGAGCAGGGCACCCTCGCGGCCTGCGACACCTTCCGAGAGGACGCCCCCTGA
- a CDS encoding VOC family protein, producing MRIEHVALWTRDLERLRSFYETYFQASVGPRYVNERKQFTSYFLSFGSGARLEIMSKPVVVTVPEDSPPMGYAHLAISVGSREAVDSLAERFRREGLPVVDGPRQTGDGYYECVVLDPEGNRIEITV from the coding sequence ATGCGCATCGAACACGTGGCGCTCTGGACGCGGGACCTCGAGCGGCTTCGCTCCTTCTACGAGACGTATTTCCAGGCCAGCGTGGGGCCCCGGTACGTCAATGAACGCAAGCAGTTCACGTCGTACTTCCTGAGCTTTGGCTCCGGGGCGCGCCTGGAGATCATGTCGAAGCCCGTCGTGGTGACCGTGCCCGAGGACTCGCCGCCCATGGGCTACGCGCATCTGGCGATCTCGGTGGGCTCGCGCGAGGCGGTGGACTCCCTGGCGGAGCGTTTCCGGCGCGAGGGCCTTCCGGTGGTGGATGGTCCCCGGCAGACAGGGGATGGGTATTACGAGTGCGTCGTGCTCGATCCCGAGGGCAATCGCATCGAAATCACCGTTTGA
- a CDS encoding glycosyl hydrolase family 28-related protein yields the protein MTGKPRAAPVNPPFRGGLALGVLVLSLGSVVCTEPTDEPVPPPVDTPATPARGASLPWVEYQAEDGKTNARVIGPSRTRYDAAAIEAEAVGRKAVRLDKTGDYVAITSTKVANSIVVRLSIPDSATGGGIDATLGLYVNGQRVKSLPVTSRYSWVYQGEAIDTPNDPSKGEPHAFFDEVRALVDTLPAGTEVKLQKDAEDTAAFYVIDLIDLEQVAPPLEKPAGLISITDHGATPDDDVDDREAIQRAIDVAVGEKKKGIWIPRGTFLVNAERVNDQGEPIRGLSLKGIAFRGAGMWHSTLKGKEGTLYCWGEGGCHFADFSLLGEVDHRDDEEPANGFHGGMGQDSVVENVWVEHVKVGIWSGFNGYSNTTDGLVVKNSRFRNVYADGINFANGTRNSVVENSHFRNSGDDALAIWSFKNAGDPPGHDNVFRRNSVQMNWRANCFAIYGGYNNTIEDSTCEDVLTYSGILIDNEFDSHPFAPTTALKNISLIRAGGPMFGMTHGALRFYTRQGPVRHVLAENIDIVDPTYAGIQFQDNETRMEASLSDIVLKNVTVTGAGTYGIEAIDGARGEVSFEGVTVKDSARGALHAPGVPDSFFKRLPGNSGW from the coding sequence ATGACGGGAAAGCCTCGGGCCGCACCGGTGAATCCTCCCTTCCGCGGGGGCCTGGCGTTGGGGGTGCTGGTGCTCTCCCTGGGAAGCGTGGTCTGCACCGAGCCCACGGATGAGCCGGTGCCACCGCCCGTGGACACGCCCGCCACTCCCGCTCGGGGCGCATCGCTCCCCTGGGTCGAGTATCAGGCCGAGGATGGCAAGACCAACGCGCGGGTCATCGGTCCCAGCCGCACGCGTTATGACGCGGCGGCCATCGAGGCCGAGGCGGTCGGGCGCAAGGCGGTCCGGCTCGACAAGACGGGTGACTACGTGGCCATCACCTCCACGAAGGTCGCCAATTCCATTGTCGTGCGTCTGTCCATTCCGGATTCGGCGACGGGTGGAGGGATCGACGCGACCCTGGGCCTCTATGTGAATGGCCAGCGCGTCAAGTCGCTCCCGGTGACCTCGCGCTATTCCTGGGTCTACCAGGGGGAGGCCATCGACACACCGAATGATCCGAGCAAGGGCGAGCCGCACGCCTTCTTCGACGAGGTGCGGGCCCTGGTGGACACCCTTCCCGCGGGCACGGAGGTGAAGCTGCAGAAGGACGCCGAGGACACCGCGGCGTTCTATGTCATCGATCTCATCGACCTGGAGCAGGTCGCGCCTCCCCTGGAGAAGCCCGCGGGGCTCATCTCCATCACCGACCACGGCGCGACGCCGGACGATGACGTGGATGACCGGGAGGCCATCCAGCGGGCCATCGACGTGGCCGTGGGCGAGAAGAAGAAGGGCATCTGGATTCCGCGGGGCACCTTCCTCGTCAACGCGGAGCGAGTGAATGACCAGGGTGAACCCATTCGGGGTCTGTCCTTGAAGGGGATCGCGTTCCGTGGCGCGGGCATGTGGCACTCCACCCTCAAGGGGAAGGAGGGCACCCTGTATTGCTGGGGCGAGGGTGGCTGCCATTTCGCCGACTTCTCCCTTCTCGGGGAGGTGGACCACCGCGACGACGAGGAGCCGGCCAACGGCTTTCACGGAGGCATGGGCCAGGACTCGGTCGTCGAGAACGTCTGGGTCGAGCACGTCAAGGTGGGTATCTGGTCGGGCTTCAACGGATACTCGAACACGACGGATGGCTTGGTCGTGAAGAACTCCCGCTTCCGCAATGTCTACGCGGACGGTATCAACTTCGCCAATGGCACGCGCAACTCCGTGGTGGAGAACTCCCACTTCCGCAACTCGGGAGATGATGCCCTGGCCATCTGGTCGTTCAAGAACGCGGGCGACCCGCCCGGCCATGACAACGTCTTCCGCCGCAACAGCGTGCAGATGAACTGGCGCGCCAACTGCTTCGCCATCTACGGCGGCTACAACAACACCATCGAGGACAGCACCTGCGAGGACGTGCTGACCTACTCGGGCATCCTCATCGACAACGAGTTCGACTCGCACCCGTTCGCGCCGACCACGGCGCTCAAGAACATCTCGCTCATCCGGGCGGGAGGGCCCATGTTCGGGATGACGCACGGGGCCTTGCGCTTCTACACGCGCCAGGGCCCGGTGCGGCACGTCCTCGCGGAGAACATCGACATCGTCGATCCGACGTACGCGGGCATCCAGTTCCAGGACAACGAGACCCGCATGGAGGCGAGCCTGTCGGACATCGTGCTCAAGAACGTCACCGTGACGGGGGCGGGCACGTACGGCATCGAGGCCATCGACGGCGCGCGAGGTGAGGTGAGCTTCGAGGGCGTGACGGTGAAGGACTCCGCACGGGGGGCGCTCCACGCGCCGGGCGTGCCGGACTCCTTCTTCAAGCGGTTGCCGGGCAACTCGGGCTGGTAG
- a CDS encoding Kelch repeat-containing protein, whose amino-acid sequence MSPPLSSAGRVPHEGLWLDGFCLVAVSGGALLAGGGAWHRDGIGATPRRSDMAAFWDLATRAWHPLPPLPHPRQGHAAVALPDGRVLLLGGQSADAHELRTTLFWEPGSRRFQEGPPLIAARAQPIAVSFADGAVLVLGSDFDDDLERGTRAEVLWPGASAWEPAGQTARIFHPGPVCASGERVVIAGGRDNGFGFAIVEGVHFAPPLDQMTEVWERDRRAWGQVGPMTESRDGAVGVTLSDGRILVVGGWLSGQVLTTAEVWDPRTGEWSATGRLAIPRSGFALTALPGGGAMVSGGLAGSAHADSNSVELWDPLLGTWSPGPSLRRARAGQQLVEVSPGRFLVVGNTRDAEGDLETTWELWEFS is encoded by the coding sequence ATGTCTCCTCCGCTTTCCTCCGCTGGTCGGGTTCCCCACGAAGGTCTCTGGCTCGATGGCTTCTGTCTGGTCGCGGTGTCCGGAGGGGCGCTCCTCGCGGGCGGTGGCGCCTGGCATCGCGATGGCATTGGCGCCACGCCTCGGCGGTCCGACATGGCGGCCTTCTGGGACCTGGCGACACGGGCGTGGCACCCGCTGCCACCGCTGCCCCATCCGCGACAGGGCCACGCCGCGGTGGCGCTGCCAGACGGGCGCGTGTTGTTGCTCGGGGGGCAGAGCGCCGATGCTCACGAGTTGCGTACCACCCTGTTCTGGGAGCCCGGCTCCCGGCGCTTCCAGGAGGGACCGCCGCTCATCGCCGCCCGGGCCCAACCCATCGCCGTGAGCTTCGCGGATGGCGCGGTGCTGGTGTTGGGCTCGGATTTCGATGATGACCTCGAGCGGGGCACGCGCGCGGAGGTGCTATGGCCCGGCGCCAGTGCCTGGGAGCCCGCGGGTCAGACGGCGCGCATCTTCCACCCCGGCCCGGTGTGTGCGAGCGGAGAGCGCGTGGTCATCGCGGGAGGCCGGGACAATGGCTTTGGCTTCGCCATCGTCGAGGGCGTCCACTTCGCGCCCCCGCTCGATCAGATGACCGAGGTCTGGGAGCGAGACCGCCGTGCCTGGGGCCAGGTCGGCCCCATGACCGAGTCTCGTGATGGGGCCGTGGGGGTCACGCTGTCGGACGGGCGCATCCTCGTCGTGGGGGGATGGTTGAGTGGCCAGGTCCTGACCACCGCGGAGGTGTGGGATCCCCGCACCGGTGAATGGAGCGCCACGGGAAGGCTCGCGATTCCCCGCTCGGGCTTCGCCCTGACGGCGCTCCCGGGGGGCGGCGCGATGGTGTCCGGAGGACTCGCCGGGAGCGCGCACGCGGACTCGAACTCGGTGGAACTCTGGGATCCTCTTCTGGGCACCTGGTCCCCAGGCCCCTCCTTGCGGAGGGCTCGCGCGGGGCAACAACTCGTGGAGGTTTCCCCCGGACGCTTCCTGGTCGTGGGCAACACCCGGGACGCGGAGGGCGACCTGGAGACGACCTGGGAACTCTGGGAGTTTTCGTGA